The Shewanella zhangzhouensis genome has a window encoding:
- a CDS encoding nitrate reductase cytochrome c-type subunit gives MKKVLTLAALFVAIAGCSGQNAPVNNEPVNIQSLAGNAELTDVRPADALPTYPKRGTAIERNYIEQPPLIPHKDDYAISLNKNGCMNCHSWEKAPRMKATPVAKSHTVDAKGTLNGQNYFCTQCHVAQADNKTELVENTFSTK, from the coding sequence ATGAAAAAAGTACTCACCTTAGCTGCGCTGTTTGTCGCCATCGCCGGTTGCAGCGGCCAGAATGCCCCCGTAAATAATGAGCCGGTGAACATCCAGTCGCTGGCGGGAAATGCTGAGCTTACCGATGTGCGCCCGGCCGATGCGCTGCCCACCTACCCCAAGCGTGGCACCGCCATCGAGCGTAACTACATAGAGCAGCCACCGCTTATTCCCCACAAGGATGACTACGCCATCAGCTTAAATAAAAATGGCTGTATGAACTGTCACAGCTGGGAAAAAGCACCGCGGATGAAGGCCACTCCGGTAGCCAAGTCCCACACAGTGGATGCCAAGGGCACCCTGAATGGTCAGAACTACTTCTGTACCCAGTGCCACGTGGCCCAGGCTGATAACAAGACTGAACTGGTGGAAAACACCTTCAGCACCAAATAA
- a CDS encoding LysR family transcriptional regulator ArgP, which produces MLDYTNLKALAAVVEAGGFERAAKVLCITQSAVSQRIRQLEERIGQSLLIRSVPVTPTPAGKRLLRHYRQVALLESELGSELNAEDPGKPTQIAIAVNADSLATWFLPALSPLFARYGWLMKLIVDDESYTHNLLKNGDAVGCVTTTAEPMAGCSSEFLGVMHYRCVATPDFVARFFADGLTTEALSQAPAVIFSTKDRLHERFLSSYFSMPANGFYQHTVPSSEGFLDAIVQHLGYGLVGHLQADKLISAGTLVDLCPGLGMDVALYWQHWNIKAKHTTIIYRALAAAARQSLRRQDI; this is translated from the coding sequence ATGCTGGATTACACCAATTTAAAGGCGCTGGCGGCAGTGGTGGAAGCCGGTGGTTTTGAGCGTGCCGCCAAGGTGCTGTGTATCACCCAATCGGCGGTATCACAGCGGATTCGCCAGCTTGAAGAGCGCATAGGTCAGTCGCTGCTTATTCGCTCTGTGCCTGTTACGCCAACCCCCGCCGGCAAGCGCCTCTTGCGCCACTACCGCCAGGTTGCACTGCTTGAGAGTGAACTCGGCAGCGAGCTTAATGCCGAAGACCCGGGCAAGCCGACCCAGATTGCCATAGCAGTCAATGCCGATAGCCTCGCCACCTGGTTCTTACCGGCGTTAAGCCCGCTGTTTGCCCGCTATGGCTGGCTGATGAAGCTGATTGTGGATGACGAGTCTTACACCCATAACCTCTTGAAAAATGGCGATGCGGTGGGCTGCGTGACCACCACCGCTGAGCCCATGGCGGGCTGCTCCAGTGAATTTTTAGGGGTGATGCATTATCGCTGTGTGGCCACGCCAGACTTTGTGGCGCGCTTTTTCGCCGACGGCCTCACCACCGAAGCCCTGAGTCAGGCTCCGGCGGTAATTTTCTCTACCAAGGACAGGCTGCACGAGCGCTTTCTGTCGAGCTATTTCTCCATGCCTGCCAATGGTTTTTATCAGCATACAGTGCCCTCGTCGGAAGGTTTTCTGGATGCCATAGTGCAACACCTGGGCTACGGGCTGGTGGGGCATCTGCAGGCCGACAAGTTGATTAGTGCAGGTACTTTGGTTGACCTTTGCCCCGGGCTTGGCATGGATGTGGCCCTTTACTGGCAGCATTGGAATATCAAGGCCAAGCACACCACCATTATCTACCGGGCGTTGGCTGCGGCCGCGCGCCAAAGCCTCAGGCGGCAGGACATCTGA
- a CDS encoding LysE/ArgO family amino acid transporter — protein sequence METAFVQGLAIGASLIIAVGAQNAFVLKQGIMRAHSLPIALTCSIIDALMIAAGVAGLGSLVLAFPMLKHAASLGGAAFLIWYGTNALKASFSDKEMDLSKATGAGSLKAALMTTLAISFLNPHLYLDTVVLLGSISTQFSGPDRQWFGAGAVLASFVWFFTLSFGARLMAPMFAKPAAWRYLDRFIFVTMYAIAIALLWPYIGAMLT from the coding sequence GTGGAAACCGCATTCGTTCAGGGGCTGGCCATAGGCGCCAGCCTGATCATCGCCGTTGGCGCCCAAAACGCCTTTGTACTCAAGCAGGGGATCATGCGCGCCCACAGTCTGCCCATTGCCCTGACCTGCTCCATCATAGATGCGCTGATGATTGCTGCCGGCGTGGCCGGACTGGGGTCGCTGGTGCTGGCGTTTCCGATGCTGAAACACGCTGCCAGCCTGGGCGGAGCCGCCTTCTTGATTTGGTACGGCACCAATGCCCTCAAGGCCTCCTTCAGCGATAAGGAAATGGATTTGTCCAAGGCCACAGGCGCGGGCAGCCTCAAGGCTGCGCTGATGACCACCCTCGCCATCAGCTTTTTGAACCCGCACCTGTATCTGGATACCGTGGTGTTGCTGGGCTCCATCAGCACCCAGTTTTCCGGCCCCGACCGCCAGTGGTTTGGTGCAGGCGCGGTACTGGCCTCGTTTGTGTGGTTCTTTACCTTGAGTTTTGGCGCCAGACTGATGGCACCGATGTTTGCCAAGCCTGCCGCCTGGCGCTATCTGGACCGCTTTATCTTTGTGACCATGTACGCCATTGCCATCGCGCTGCTGTGGCCATACATCGGCGCGATGCTCACCTGA
- a CDS encoding sensor domain-containing diguanylate cyclase yields MLTRAVSLMTRMMLLLICAFAGPLLAASQSTTNLINVGDGDIALKEFVMGYFVDPSQQMSLAEVQQQEFIPSGSSITLGTNAKTTWSRLDIHNTASHSRRLFVHHPHAYHLESIGFYETRQGELLNQADIHLDRDESHPMMFGGSAVFAFVIAPDEYKTIYIKNVTFSHQWYSLQLFDEAHSKRALVGSGNYIALLVGMMLALMIYNFFLYLSARKVENVVYALYLISGTIWVGLSYGVAANFLGIYSAAILQLNSNLLSMPSFLVLFMMLIFETRRRYPREHLALSLILTLLVADFIYSLFDVVGALKPASTLAAMMMVVTFGVSLSLWRKGEPLAKYFLLGHSMFIVFNMLAVFYYKGLSQANQINSHGVGIGILLEALMMAFILSYRIKTLEQLKAKQGELKRQANTDPMTHLFNRRYFDVTSPLLLTEAKATGAHWTLLIIDIDNFKTINDTYGHHVGDLVIIEFAAVLKQNQRPQDIACRFGGDEFVLLLNCNLENATRIAERIRAHAESLAVTIPEGQKLHFTVSIGVHAVLPGTDSMQEALQGADAALYESKRQGRNKVISRLNDSAA; encoded by the coding sequence ATGCTTACGCGCGCTGTGTCATTGATGACAAGGATGATGTTATTGCTTATCTGCGCATTTGCCGGACCGCTGCTGGCCGCATCGCAATCCACCACCAACCTCATTAACGTCGGTGATGGTGACATCGCATTGAAAGAGTTTGTCATGGGTTATTTTGTCGACCCGAGCCAGCAGATGTCATTGGCCGAGGTGCAGCAGCAGGAGTTTATCCCAAGCGGCAGCAGCATCACCCTGGGCACCAATGCCAAGACCACCTGGTCACGGCTGGACATCCACAATACTGCAAGCCACAGTCGCCGCTTATTCGTCCATCATCCCCATGCCTACCATTTAGAAAGCATCGGCTTTTACGAAACACGCCAGGGTGAGCTGTTAAATCAGGCCGATATTCACCTGGACAGGGATGAGTCCCATCCCATGATGTTTGGTGGCAGCGCCGTATTTGCTTTCGTTATCGCCCCCGATGAGTACAAAACCATCTACATCAAGAATGTGACCTTCTCCCATCAATGGTACAGCCTGCAACTATTCGACGAAGCGCATTCCAAACGCGCGCTGGTGGGCAGTGGCAACTACATAGCACTGCTGGTTGGCATGATGCTGGCGCTGATGATTTACAACTTCTTTTTGTATCTGTCGGCCCGCAAAGTAGAAAACGTGGTGTACGCCCTCTACCTCATCTCGGGCACCATTTGGGTGGGCTTGTCCTATGGGGTGGCAGCCAACTTTTTGGGCATTTACAGCGCTGCCATACTGCAGCTCAACTCAAACCTGCTCAGCATGCCAAGCTTTTTGGTGTTGTTTATGATGCTGATTTTCGAGACCCGCCGCCGCTATCCCAGGGAGCATCTGGCGCTGAGCCTGATCCTGACGCTGCTGGTTGCAGACTTTATCTACAGCCTGTTTGATGTGGTGGGCGCCCTCAAGCCCGCCAGCACCCTGGCGGCCATGATGATGGTGGTCACCTTTGGCGTGTCATTGTCTTTGTGGCGTAAAGGTGAGCCCCTGGCCAAGTATTTCCTGCTGGGGCATTCGATGTTTATCGTCTTCAATATGCTGGCGGTTTTTTATTACAAGGGCTTAAGCCAGGCCAATCAAATCAACAGCCATGGCGTCGGCATCGGCATCCTGCTGGAAGCATTAATGATGGCCTTCATTCTGTCGTACCGGATTAAAACCCTTGAGCAGCTCAAGGCCAAACAGGGAGAGCTCAAGCGCCAGGCCAACACAGATCCCATGACGCACCTCTTTAACCGCCGCTACTTTGATGTGACCAGCCCGCTGCTGCTGACGGAGGCCAAAGCGACGGGCGCCCACTGGACCCTGTTGATAATCGACATTGATAATTTCAAGACCATTAACGACACCTATGGCCACCATGTGGGCGATCTGGTGATAATCGAATTTGCCGCCGTGCTCAAACAAAACCAGCGACCGCAGGATATTGCCTGTCGCTTCGGTGGTGATGAGTTTGTGTTGCTGCTCAACTGCAATCTTGAAAATGCCACCCGTATTGCCGAGCGCATCCGCGCACACGCAGAAAGCCTGGCGGTCACCATTCCCGAAGGGCAAAAGCTGCATTTCACCGTGAGTATCGGGGTGCATGCTGTGCTGCCGGGGACTGATAGTATGCAAGAAGCACTGCAGGGCGCCGATGCGGCCCTCTATGAATCCAAGAGACAGGGGCGCAATAAGGTCATCAGCCGCTTGAACGACTCAGCGGCATAG
- a CDS encoding multiheme c-type cytochrome — MRKFTSRKLAYLVAVVLTGALAGCGDDGKDGVDGAPGTPGTPGTPGTPGEPWSPPPVTSSTVTNLKVINYSFEEGAISYEFEITDENNNPINGLVNAQAKVAALTSKGYINNRDEADINGIADNVAIGGAATQATEGAVLTVIDDGHYKFSAPMKGVNAGTEGIVWLRVGGNDGIATSAPLVVNKPEGTHSTTTEACFSCHVDYSTSPRRHSSYVAQGMDGEVDFVEGCQVCHGQVSRQVKNEQGFSVGGYASNTLSKIGHINHQEFETGFSVMNCTSCHSEPTINVGLTGPGCIDCHDTGGIPGDIIPGNGADLRKLHEGKTAITSNKAINDGYKVTGTAPAWFPDSGTAGQWCTTLSLFKIDADTGAETLVDLHELFDDTQTTHNPDKPINYVGSYLHGVYNDSVVGRITSAYDYGYDAEGRKTMCYAQDAGHGKPHVVGSTPDLSAWAGAGLMASLRVSFTAKDYTGAESDVVTIHGYTDVASQADGAVTAYERRHNVDSESCTTCHNSEANFHKNGNFAEGGLGCVACHNNGQDRSAGGSGPGFGPMVHSMHWGVGSKSLDADGEEVSNAASAIAPQTSCVACHADGAMDLNEIPNQFIKARAYGVSGKMASPVTANCYACHTKDSALSHMKSMGGTISDDVPATGWYTLSTQESCAVCHNPGNSAGIEKYHKFTR, encoded by the coding sequence ATGAGAAAATTCACCTCCAGAAAGCTGGCATATCTGGTAGCCGTGGTTCTGACCGGGGCTTTGGCAGGTTGCGGTGATGATGGTAAAGATGGTGTAGATGGCGCGCCTGGAACGCCCGGTACCCCCGGTACGCCCGGTACCCCCGGTGAGCCTTGGTCCCCCCCCCCTGTTACCAGTTCCACCGTGACCAATCTGAAAGTGATCAACTATAGCTTCGAAGAAGGGGCTATCAGCTACGAATTTGAGATCACCGATGAAAACAACAACCCAATCAATGGCCTGGTGAACGCACAGGCTAAAGTGGCTGCCCTGACCTCCAAAGGTTATATCAATAACCGTGATGAAGCCGATATCAACGGCATCGCCGACAATGTCGCTATTGGCGGCGCGGCGACCCAGGCCACCGAAGGCGCGGTACTGACTGTGATTGACGATGGTCATTACAAGTTCAGCGCCCCCATGAAAGGGGTTAATGCAGGTACCGAAGGCATCGTCTGGCTGCGTGTGGGCGGTAACGATGGTATTGCCACCTCAGCACCTCTGGTGGTGAACAAGCCCGAAGGCACTCACTCCACCACGACCGAAGCCTGTTTCTCCTGCCACGTGGATTACTCCACCAGCCCACGCCGCCACTCAAGCTATGTAGCACAGGGAATGGACGGCGAAGTCGACTTTGTTGAAGGCTGTCAGGTATGTCACGGCCAGGTGAGTCGTCAGGTCAAGAATGAACAAGGCTTCTCTGTTGGGGGCTATGCATCCAATACTCTGTCCAAGATTGGTCACATCAATCACCAGGAGTTTGAAACCGGCTTTAGCGTGATGAACTGTACCTCTTGCCACAGTGAGCCTACTATCAACGTCGGCCTCACCGGTCCTGGCTGTATCGACTGTCACGACACAGGCGGCATCCCAGGCGATATCATCCCAGGCAATGGCGCAGATCTGCGTAAGCTGCACGAAGGCAAGACTGCCATCACCTCTAACAAAGCGATTAACGACGGCTACAAGGTCACTGGTACTGCACCAGCCTGGTTCCCTGATTCAGGTACTGCGGGTCAATGGTGTACAACTCTGTCGCTGTTTAAGATAGATGCTGACACCGGCGCCGAAACCCTGGTTGACCTCCATGAGCTGTTTGATGATACCCAGACAACTCATAATCCTGACAAGCCAATTAACTATGTAGGTTCATACCTGCACGGCGTGTACAACGACAGCGTCGTTGGCCGTATTACATCAGCCTACGATTACGGCTACGACGCCGAGGGTCGCAAGACCATGTGTTATGCCCAAGATGCTGGCCACGGAAAACCACATGTCGTCGGCTCAACACCTGACCTGTCAGCGTGGGCCGGTGCTGGCTTGATGGCATCACTGCGTGTCAGCTTCACCGCCAAAGACTACACAGGCGCCGAATCTGATGTAGTGACCATCCATGGCTACACCGATGTGGCCTCACAAGCCGATGGTGCTGTGACTGCTTACGAGCGTCGTCACAACGTCGACAGCGAGTCTTGCACCACCTGTCACAACAGCGAAGCCAACTTCCACAAGAATGGTAACTTCGCCGAAGGTGGCCTGGGCTGTGTGGCCTGTCACAACAACGGTCAGGACCGCAGTGCCGGTGGCTCAGGCCCAGGCTTCGGCCCCATGGTGCACAGCATGCACTGGGGTGTGGGCAGCAAGAGCCTGGATGCGGACGGCGAGGAAGTGTCCAACGCCGCCAGCGCCATTGCACCACAAACCAGCTGTGTGGCCTGTCACGCCGATGGCGCCATGGACCTGAACGAGATCCCCAACCAGTTCATCAAGGCCCGCGCCTATGGTGTCAGTGGTAAGATGGCCAGCCCGGTTACGGCCAACTGCTATGCCTGTCACACCAAGGATTCGGCCCTGAGCCACATGAAGTCCATGGGCGGTACCATCTCTGATGACGTACCTGCGACCGGTTGGTACACCCTGTCTACCCAGGAATCCTGTGCCGTTTGCCACAACCCAGGCAATAGCGCAGGCATCGAAAAGTATCACAAGTTTACTCGCTGA
- a CDS encoding TonB-dependent receptor, with product MDRKFIISALCYAILGMCLGIYMAKSGDHGHRVTHAHIMLAGFVVSFIYGLCHKLWLPGAAGALAQGQFWLHQLGVLLMSAGLFLLYGQHIEVATIDPVLAISSFMLLLAMVLMLVLFLKTPKQS from the coding sequence ATGGACAGAAAGTTTATTATCAGCGCCCTTTGCTATGCCATCCTCGGCATGTGCCTTGGCATCTATATGGCCAAATCAGGCGATCACGGCCACAGGGTGACCCACGCCCATATTATGCTGGCGGGGTTTGTGGTGTCCTTCATCTATGGTCTGTGCCATAAACTCTGGCTGCCGGGAGCCGCAGGAGCGCTGGCACAGGGGCAATTCTGGTTGCATCAGCTGGGGGTACTGCTGATGTCGGCGGGATTGTTTCTGCTCTATGGTCAGCACATAGAGGTGGCCACCATAGACCCGGTGCTGGCCATCTCGTCGTTTATGTTACTGCTGGCGATGGTGCTCATGCTGGTGCTGTTTTTAAAAACACCCAAACAAAGCTAG
- the mltA gene encoding murein transglycosylase A, protein MKSAPFKSFNCVLLAAVISACASQPDRELGKRYLDGELQQPLNWVAAVQSDANRNYTRFADQSSLVLERSPRLASQYAPLYQQLSQWLESGGDPLSLGNFGIEAAQFGGADRQGHVLFTGYFSPVLEVRHSPDSRFQYPLYGVPDCVRHNTPCPSREAILQGALAGQGLELAYSDSLIDSFLMEVQGSGFVHYGDNDELQYLGYGGKNGHAYRSIGKVLIEQGEVAKEQMSLRAIKAWADSHSEEEVKQLLVHNASFVFFQPRPNHDVLGSAGIPLLPMAAVAADKQLLPMGTPLLAEVPLLDDAGNWTGRHELRLLIALDTGGAVDGGHLDLYHGMGPEAGMAAGHYKHFGRVWRLGLGAGASVTLGTP, encoded by the coding sequence GTGAAATCAGCCCCGTTTAAATCCTTCAATTGTGTGCTTCTGGCTGCCGTTATCAGTGCCTGTGCAAGTCAGCCAGACAGGGAGCTTGGCAAGCGTTATCTGGATGGCGAACTCCAGCAGCCGCTCAATTGGGTTGCGGCTGTGCAATCCGATGCCAACCGTAACTACACCCGCTTTGCCGACCAAAGCAGCCTGGTGCTTGAGCGCTCACCACGACTGGCATCCCAATATGCCCCCCTCTATCAGCAGCTGTCCCAGTGGCTCGAGAGTGGTGGCGATCCGCTTTCTCTTGGCAATTTTGGCATAGAAGCGGCCCAGTTTGGCGGCGCCGATCGTCAGGGGCACGTGCTCTTTACCGGTTACTTTTCTCCTGTGCTGGAGGTGCGTCACAGCCCCGACAGCCGCTTTCAATACCCGCTTTATGGCGTGCCCGACTGTGTGCGGCACAACACGCCCTGCCCAAGTCGTGAGGCTATTTTGCAGGGCGCCCTGGCGGGGCAGGGCTTAGAGCTGGCCTACAGCGACTCCCTGATAGACAGCTTTTTGATGGAGGTGCAGGGCTCAGGCTTTGTCCACTACGGCGATAACGACGAGCTTCAATACCTGGGCTATGGCGGTAAAAATGGTCATGCATACCGGAGTATAGGTAAGGTGTTGATTGAGCAGGGTGAAGTGGCTAAAGAGCAGATGTCGCTGCGGGCCATCAAAGCCTGGGCAGACAGCCACTCAGAGGAAGAAGTGAAGCAACTGCTGGTCCACAACGCGTCCTTTGTATTTTTCCAGCCGCGGCCCAACCATGATGTGCTGGGCAGCGCAGGCATTCCCCTGTTACCCATGGCGGCCGTGGCTGCCGATAAACAGCTGCTGCCCATGGGCACACCTCTGCTGGCCGAGGTGCCTTTGCTCGATGATGCCGGTAACTGGACCGGCAGGCATGAACTCAGGCTGCTCATCGCGCTGGACACAGGGGGCGCCGTGGATGGCGGCCACCTGGACCTTTACCACGGCATGGGGCCCGAGGCCGGGATGGCGGCAGGCCACTACAAACACTTTGGCCGTGTATGGCGTCTGGGGCTTGGCGCCGGCGCCAGTGTGACTCTGGGCACGCCCTGA
- a CDS encoding L-threonylcarbamoyladenylate synthase yields MAQITDQISLAVAALNRGELVAMPTETVYGLAADAGNEDAVAKVFALKGRPATNPLIVHVADSHWVRDWAAEVSTCAEALMTAFWPGPLTLVLPAKAEVSRAVTAGQDTVALRMPAHPQALALLTDFGRALVAPSANKYMSISPTSSDHVARQFADDELLILEGGNCKVGLESTIVALLPGDAPRLLRPGMVSVASIEAVLGRPVVQQSGGVVAPGQHHKHYSPGLPCYRYGAESDVSHLHQASDIGWIFCGNAVPVAGKAIELGADPDSYAQGLYDALYQLDHETLSAIYIAEPPHNADWQAVQNRLERAARPL; encoded by the coding sequence ATGGCGCAAATCACTGACCAAATTTCCCTTGCCGTTGCCGCCCTTAACCGGGGTGAGCTGGTGGCTATGCCCACAGAGACTGTGTATGGCCTTGCCGCAGATGCCGGCAACGAGGATGCTGTCGCCAAGGTCTTTGCCTTGAAAGGTCGTCCTGCGACCAATCCGCTGATTGTTCATGTGGCAGATAGCCACTGGGTTCGGGACTGGGCAGCCGAGGTGAGTACCTGTGCCGAGGCGCTCATGACTGCCTTTTGGCCGGGTCCGCTGACCCTGGTTCTGCCCGCAAAAGCCGAGGTGTCCCGCGCCGTCACCGCCGGGCAGGATACGGTCGCGTTAAGAATGCCGGCTCATCCCCAGGCCCTGGCCTTGCTGACGGATTTTGGCCGCGCCCTGGTAGCGCCTTCGGCCAACAAGTACATGTCCATCAGTCCCACCAGCAGCGACCATGTGGCGCGCCAGTTTGCCGATGATGAACTGCTGATTCTGGAAGGTGGCAACTGCAAGGTGGGACTCGAATCCACCATAGTGGCGTTGCTTCCCGGCGATGCACCCAGATTGCTTCGCCCGGGAATGGTGTCGGTCGCCAGCATCGAGGCTGTGCTTGGACGCCCGGTGGTCCAGCAAAGTGGTGGCGTGGTCGCCCCCGGCCAGCATCACAAACATTACTCCCCCGGTTTGCCCTGCTATCGTTATGGCGCTGAATCCGATGTCAGCCATTTGCACCAAGCCAGTGATATTGGCTGGATTTTCTGCGGCAATGCCGTGCCTGTGGCCGGGAAAGCCATAGAGCTTGGCGCTGACCCCGACAGCTATGCCCAGGGGCTGTACGATGCCCTGTACCAACTCGACCACGAAACACTCAGTGCCATTTATATTGCCGAGCCGCCACACAACGCAGACTGGCAAGCAGTGCAAAACCGCCTTGAGCGCGCAGCCAGGCCGCTCTGA
- a CDS encoding pirin family protein, whose amino-acid sequence MKIKTRLFSRPAMDGDGVNIRRVADFERLQLDPFLMVDEIRSDDKSDFIGGFPPHPHRGIETFTYIRKGGFEHRDHMGNVRAIRAGDVQWMSTGSGVIHSEMPLADASDGLHGFQIWLNMPAKDKMRPARYLDSTELVQQRYPSDRGADFYPLAGRWLFEGQAIDGLVQGLAANGAVADLSLAPGGRASLDLSERGFVGLYLYQGALSTDDGRSFFSGEYLVLQPGELELLATEEGAGMLLFAGEPIGEQIVHMGPFVMNTEAEIRQAIHDYQTGRFGTLELPK is encoded by the coding sequence ATGAAGATCAAAACACGTCTATTTTCCCGTCCCGCCATGGATGGAGATGGGGTCAACATCCGTCGGGTGGCCGATTTTGAGCGCTTGCAGCTCGATCCCTTCCTGATGGTGGATGAAATCCGCTCGGATGATAAAAGCGATTTTATCGGCGGTTTCCCGCCCCATCCTCACCGGGGAATAGAGACCTTTACCTATATCCGCAAGGGCGGCTTTGAGCACCGCGACCACATGGGCAACGTGCGTGCCATTCGCGCCGGTGATGTGCAGTGGATGAGCACCGGCTCGGGGGTTATTCACTCCGAAATGCCATTGGCCGATGCAAGCGATGGTCTGCATGGCTTTCAGATTTGGCTCAATATGCCCGCCAAAGACAAGATGCGTCCGGCCCGCTACCTCGACAGCACAGAGCTGGTGCAGCAAAGATACCCATCGGACAGGGGTGCAGACTTTTATCCCCTGGCAGGGCGCTGGCTTTTTGAAGGTCAGGCGATAGATGGTCTGGTCCAGGGCCTGGCGGCGAATGGCGCCGTGGCCGATTTGTCGTTAGCACCGGGCGGGCGTGCCAGTCTTGATTTGAGCGAACGCGGCTTTGTCGGCCTGTATCTGTATCAGGGGGCACTGAGTACTGATGATGGCAGGTCTTTCTTCAGTGGCGAGTATCTGGTGCTGCAGCCCGGCGAGCTTGAGCTGCTGGCCACAGAGGAAGGTGCCGGCATGCTGCTCTTTGCCGGTGAGCCCATCGGCGAGCAAATAGTGCATATGGGCCCCTTTGTGATGAACACCGAGGCCGAAATACGTCAGGCTATCCATGATTATCAGACGGGTCGATTCGGCACACTCGAACTGCCCAAATAG
- a CDS encoding NADH-dependent flavin oxidoreductase, with protein sequence MTDNLFQPFTFANGISLRNRLVMAPMTTWAANADGSISDAELDYYRARAGGVGLVLTGCTHVQPSGIGFIDEFAAYDDSFIPSLKRLAQAARSGGSVAVLQLFHAGNKAVPELVPDGELVSASAVVAPKGPFNEGKLASRALNQQEIETLIHDFGAATRRAIEAGFDGVELHGAHGFLIQNFLSPLSNQRTDKWGGTLENRMRFPLAVIREVRRVIGRYARRPFLLGYRLSPEEAGDGGLRIEDTLALAQRLVEEGHIDYLHTSLYDILAGKSLDDESGKTTAQRFIELLAGRVPLMAAGNIRTPDEARQARALGLPLVVIGKGLVMNPTWVELAQSGREHEIHPVLDLSVGAARYQMPEKLWRVIEDTPGWFPTLKGISPTQA encoded by the coding sequence ATGACAGATAATTTGTTTCAGCCTTTTACCTTTGCCAATGGCATCAGCTTGCGGAACCGCCTGGTGATGGCCCCCATGACCACCTGGGCTGCCAATGCCGATGGCAGCATTTCTGATGCAGAGCTCGATTATTACCGCGCCCGAGCAGGGGGTGTTGGCCTGGTATTGACAGGTTGTACCCATGTGCAGCCCAGTGGTATTGGATTTATCGATGAATTTGCCGCTTACGATGACAGCTTTATTCCAAGCCTGAAGCGGCTGGCGCAGGCGGCCAGGAGTGGTGGTTCTGTGGCTGTGCTGCAGCTGTTTCACGCCGGCAATAAAGCTGTGCCTGAGTTGGTCCCCGATGGCGAGCTGGTAAGTGCCAGTGCTGTGGTGGCTCCCAAGGGCCCATTTAACGAGGGGAAATTGGCCAGCCGGGCGTTAAATCAGCAGGAAATAGAGACGCTTATCCATGATTTTGGCGCCGCCACACGCCGCGCCATCGAGGCGGGGTTCGATGGTGTTGAGCTGCATGGTGCACATGGCTTTTTGATCCAGAATTTTCTCTCACCATTGTCAAATCAGCGTACCGATAAATGGGGCGGCACCCTGGAAAATCGGATGCGCTTTCCCTTGGCCGTGATCCGTGAAGTCCGCCGTGTCATTGGTCGGTATGCCCGCCGCCCTTTCTTACTCGGGTATCGCCTCTCACCCGAAGAGGCCGGGGACGGTGGTCTGCGCATTGAGGATACTCTGGCGCTGGCGCAGCGGCTCGTCGAGGAAGGCCATATTGATTATCTGCATACCTCATTGTACGACATTCTGGCAGGCAAATCGCTGGATGATGAGTCTGGGAAAACCACGGCGCAGCGTTTTATTGAGCTGCTGGCTGGGCGTGTACCCCTGATGGCCGCGGGTAATATTCGCACGCCGGACGAGGCCCGCCAAGCCCGGGCGCTTGGGCTGCCTCTGGTGGTGATAGGCAAAGGCCTGGTGATGAATCCGACCTGGGTTGAACTGGCGCAAAGTGGCCGCGAGCATGAAATCCATCCTGTGCTGGATTTATCTGTTGGTGCGGCCAGATACCAAATGCCCGAAAAATTATGGCGGGTGATTGAAGATACCCCGGGTTGGTTTCCCACATTGAAAGGTATCTCACCCACACAGGCCTGA